One genomic region from Bartonella australis AUST/NH1 encodes:
- the ssb gene encoding single-stranded DNA-binding protein, with product MASGVNKVILLGNLGADPKISSLNSGDRVANLTLATSEVWKDRKTGEKRERVEWHNVVIFDERLVKLAEHYLKKGHKIYVEGQLQTRKWQDQSGNDHYKTEVILKSFGGNIVLLETQGHSSSNTAGGHQAMGANRATQHTSAQSPFSDEIPF from the coding sequence ATGGCAAGCGGTGTCAATAAAGTGATTTTACTGGGGAACCTTGGAGCTGATCCCAAAATCAGTAGCCTCAATTCAGGGGACAGAGTTGCTAATCTCACTCTTGCCACCTCTGAAGTCTGGAAAGACCGCAAGACAGGGGAAAAGCGCGAGCGTGTTGAATGGCACAATGTTGTGATCTTCGACGAACGTTTGGTGAAGCTTGCGGAACACTATCTCAAAAAAGGCCACAAGATTTACGTTGAAGGGCAATTACAAACCCGTAAATGGCAAGATCAAAGTGGGAATGACCATTATAAAACCGAAGTGATTTTAAAGTCCTTTGGTGGCAATATTGTCCTTTTAGAAACTCAGGGACACAGCAGTTCAAACACAGCAGGCGGACATCAGGCGATGGGTGCTAACCGGGCAACGCAGCACACATCAGCACAGAGCCCTTTTAGTGATGAGATACCATTTTAA
- a CDS encoding polymer-forming cytoskeletal protein: MTEKYELTKENVKTSCGITLHRIRALRDFGDVKAGDLGGFIESEKNLSHKGDCWIGGNAHVYDDARIHDNAQIFGNAQVFINAQVRGKAKVYGDTVVYDDAQVYGDAKVYGNVEVRGNAEISDDAKVCGNAEVLGNAEISGNAKVYGNAWVIDNAQVYGDAWVGDDVKVYGNARVHDNARVYGDAWVGDDAKVYGNARVHDNARIFGKARVFGEAQICNRAHVAGSVRIFGDAEICNSAQVYYQEWVPVLR, from the coding sequence ATGACAGAGAAGTATGAACTTACAAAAGAAAACGTAAAAACGAGCTGTGGGATAACGCTTCACAGAATTCGTGCTCTACGTGACTTTGGCGATGTTAAAGCCGGTGACTTAGGCGGCTTCATTGAAAGCGAAAAGAACCTGTCTCATAAAGGCGATTGTTGGATTGGCGGCAATGCTCACGTTTATGACGATGCCCGTATCCATGATAATGCGCAAATTTTCGGCAATGCGCAGGTTTTTATAAACGCTCAGGTTCGCGGCAAGGCTAAGGTCTATGGTGATACAGTTGTTTATGACGATGCGCAGGTTTACGGCGATGCTAAAGTCTACGGTAATGTCGAAGTTCGCGGCAATGCTGAAATCAGCGACGATGCTAAAGTCTGCGGTAATGCCGAGGTTTTAGGCAATGCTGAAATCAGCGGCAATGCTAAAGTCTACGGTAATGCGTGGGTTATAGACAATGCGCAGGTTTACGGCGATGCATGGGTCGGCGACGATGTTAAAGTCTATGGTAATGCACGGGTTCACGACAATGCGCGGGTTTACGGCGATGCATGGGTCGGCGACGATGCTAAAGTCTATGGTAATGCACGGGTTCACGACAATGCACGCATCTTCGGTAAGGCGCGCGTCTTTGGCGAGGCACAAATCTGCAACAGAGCGCATGTTGCCGGTAGTGTGCGTATCTTTGGCGATGCTGAGATCTGCAACAGTGCTCAGGTTTATTACCAAGAGTGGGTTCCCGTTCTTCGTTAA
- a CDS encoding RusA family crossover junction endodeoxyribonuclease: protein MIRLELPFPPSVNAMYANGGNKRGRHKTARYKAWMTEAGYRIKDSHRQGLREYSLSVAVKRPDKRCRDIDNLVKPINDLLQGSGIIKNDSHCEQLTLSWDSALNCECLVCVEPFQLTSREDDHHGKRCQ, encoded by the coding sequence ATGATCAGACTTGAACTTCCTTTTCCCCCTTCTGTCAATGCCATGTATGCCAATGGAGGGAACAAACGCGGGCGGCATAAAACAGCCCGGTACAAAGCATGGATGACAGAGGCCGGCTACAGGATTAAGGACAGCCATAGGCAGGGGCTGAGGGAATATAGCCTGTCCGTTGCTGTCAAACGTCCCGATAAACGGTGCAGAGATATCGATAACTTGGTCAAGCCCATTAATGACCTCTTACAGGGCAGTGGGATTATCAAGAATGACAGTCATTGTGAGCAATTAACCCTGTCATGGGACAGCGCCCTTAATTGCGAGTGTTTAGTATGTGTAGAGCCATTTCAATTAACGAGCAGAGAGGATGATCATCATGGCAAGCGGTGTCAATAA